A single genomic interval of Festucalex cinctus isolate MCC-2025b chromosome 16, RoL_Fcin_1.0, whole genome shotgun sequence harbors:
- the gpr85 gene encoding putative G protein-coupled receptor 85 — translation MIPPPSMANYSHAGDHTILQNVSPLATFLKLTSLGFIIGVGVVGNLLISILLVKDKSLHRAPYYFLLDLCASDILRSAICFPFVFTSVKNGSAWSYGTLTCKVIAFLGVLSCFHTAFMLFCVSVTRYLAIAHHRFYTKRLTFWTCLAVICMVWTLSVAMAFPPVLDVGTYSFIQEEDQCTFQHRSFRANDSLGFMLLLALILLATQLVYLKLIFFVHDRRKMKPVQFVPAVSQNWTFHGPGASGQAAANWLAGFGRGPTPPTLLGIRQNSNAAGRRRLLVLDEFKTEKRISRMFYIMTFFFLALWGPYLVACYWRVFARGPVVPAGYLTAAVWMSFAQAGVNPFICIFSNRELRRCFSTTLLYCRKSRLPREPYCVI, via the coding sequence ATGATCCCTCCTCCATCTATGGCGAACTATAGCCATGCAGGGGACCACACCATCTTGCAGAATGTCTCTCCTCTCGCCACCTTCCTCAAACTGACCTCCCTGGGCTTCATCATCGGCGTCGGCGTGGTGGGGAACCTCCTGATCTCCATCCTGCTGGTCAAAGACAAGAGCCTGCACCGGGCGCCTTACTACTTCCTGCTGGACCTGTGCGCCTCCGACATCCTGCGCTCGGCCATCTGCTTCCCCTTCGTCTTCACCTCGGTCAAGAATGGCTCAGCGTGGAGCTACGGCACGCTGACGTGCAAGGTGATCGCCTTCCTGGGCGTGCTCTCCTGTTTCCACACGGCCTTCATGCTCTTCTGCGTGAGCGTCACGCGCTACCTGGCCATCGCCCACCACCGCTTCTACACCAAGCGGCTGACCTTCTGGACGTGCCTGGCCGTCATCTGCATGGTGTGGACGCTGTCGGTGGCCATGGCCTTCCCGCCCGTGCTCGACGTGGGCACGTATTCCTTCATCCAGGAGGAGGACCAGTGCACCTTCCAGCACCGCTCCTTCCGGGCCAACGACTCGCTGGGCTTCATGCTCCTCCTGGCGCTCATCCTGCTGGCCACGCAGCTGGTTTACCTCAAGCTCATCTTCTTCGTCCACGACCGGCGAAAAATGAAGCCCGTCCAGTTCGTGCCCGCCGTCAGCCAGAACTGGACCTTCCACGGGCCCGGCGCCAGCGGGCAGGCGGCCGCCAACTGGCTGGCCGGGTTCGGGCGGGGCCCGACTCCGCCCACTCTGCTGGGCATCCGGCAGAACAGCAACGCGGCGGGCCGCCGGCGTCTCCTGGTCTTGGACGAGTTCAAAACGGAGAAGAGGATTAGTAGGATGTTCTACATCATGACCTTTTTCTTCCTGGCGCTCTGGGGGCCTTATCTGGTGGCGTGCTACTGGCGGGTGTTCGCCAGGGGGCCCGTGGTGCCGGCGGGCTACCTGACGGCCGCCGTGTGGATGAGCTTTGCCCAGGCCGGGGTCAACCCGTTCATCTGCATCTTCTCCAACAGGGAGCTGCGGCGCTGCTTCAGCACCACGCTCCTCTACTGCCGAAAATCCAGGTTACCGAGGGAACCCTACTGCGTTATATGA